The following are encoded together in the Streptomyces sp. NBC_01465 genome:
- a CDS encoding sirohydrochlorin chelatase, producing the protein MTEPEHPRDVRPELLPLDTTSGLLTRITAQLGTQLSLVSLNGSRRPVHPDQTAPTLVAVAHGSRDPQALRTVTTLLERVRDLRPGLSVRLGHIELNEPLLPASLAVLGTGQAVLVPLLLSRGYHIKHDLPEAVATAPRLHTRTAAPLGPHPLLVEALYARLVEAGWRTADGAARSTGVVLAAAGSRDPASAADVRRTAAMLSERLGGVPVLPGYASAASPTVREAVRALAARGRHRVAVASYFTAPGRFASASAAAAPWIAAAPLGAHPALARLILQRYDRALAGAQDTAPLHLAATA; encoded by the coding sequence ACCGCCCAACTCGGAACCCAGCTCAGCCTTGTCTCACTGAACGGATCCCGCAGGCCCGTGCACCCTGACCAGACCGCGCCCACCCTCGTCGCCGTCGCCCACGGCAGCCGCGACCCGCAGGCCCTGCGCACCGTGACGACCCTCCTGGAGCGCGTCCGTGACCTGCGCCCCGGACTTTCCGTGCGCCTCGGCCACATCGAGCTGAACGAACCCCTGCTCCCCGCCTCCCTCGCCGTACTCGGCACCGGACAGGCCGTCCTCGTCCCCCTCCTCCTCAGCCGCGGCTACCACATCAAGCACGACCTCCCCGAGGCCGTCGCCACCGCGCCCCGCCTCCACACCCGCACCGCCGCCCCGCTGGGCCCGCACCCGTTGCTGGTCGAGGCGTTGTACGCGCGGCTCGTCGAGGCCGGCTGGCGTACCGCCGACGGAGCCGCCCGCTCCACCGGGGTCGTCCTCGCCGCCGCCGGTTCGCGCGACCCCGCTTCGGCCGCCGACGTACGCCGTACGGCCGCGATGCTCAGCGAGCGGCTCGGCGGTGTCCCCGTCCTGCCGGGGTACGCGTCCGCCGCATCGCCCACCGTCCGCGAAGCCGTGCGCGCGCTGGCAGCCAGGGGCCGGCACCGGGTCGCGGTCGCCTCGTACTTCACCGCGCCGGGACGTTTCGCCTCCGCGAGCGCGGCCGCCGCCCCCTGGATCGCCGCCGCCCCGCTCGGCGCGCACCCCGCCCTCGCCCGGCTGATCCTGCAGCGTTACGACCGCGCCCTGGCCGGTGCGCAGGACACCGCCCCGCTCCACCTGGCCGCCACCGCCTGA
- a CDS encoding ArsR/SmtB family transcription factor, giving the protein MLRIHFGTEDLNRLRVAAGPDPLWETVHSLHLLQNRQAALVFDPWRREVRAALAKAGLTETVAALHRLCPWAEYFPDFLTPGQGIDDLETGIEQVLSVPIRRLGREIGHLYPGTRPLPPGARSLAGGDPRTLSGLGDALRRYHAVAVAPYAGEIRTVVAADRLVRADAALNAGPGGLLTSYQPDLAWRGDRLESAYPVAKELALEGRALTLIPSFFCVRSPVALADHELPPVLVHPLTPAPGWLARSRATDPAQLPVGQLIGPTRATVLDALERPLTTTQIGEALRITLSTASRHATVLRESGLVTSERRGSAVVHTRSRLGDALMDGRL; this is encoded by the coding sequence ATGTTACGTATCCACTTCGGCACTGAAGACCTCAACCGATTAAGGGTGGCGGCCGGACCGGACCCACTGTGGGAGACGGTGCACAGCCTGCACCTCCTGCAGAACCGGCAGGCCGCGCTCGTCTTCGACCCCTGGCGGCGCGAGGTGCGGGCCGCGCTCGCGAAGGCCGGGCTCACCGAGACGGTGGCCGCGCTCCACCGGCTCTGCCCGTGGGCCGAGTACTTCCCCGACTTCCTCACCCCGGGGCAGGGCATCGACGATCTGGAGACCGGGATCGAGCAGGTTCTCTCGGTACCGATACGGCGCCTGGGCCGGGAGATCGGGCACCTCTACCCCGGTACGCGGCCGCTGCCGCCCGGGGCCCGGAGCCTGGCCGGCGGGGACCCGCGGACCCTGTCAGGGCTCGGTGACGCGTTGCGCCGCTACCACGCGGTGGCAGTCGCCCCCTACGCCGGGGAGATCAGGACGGTGGTGGCAGCCGACCGTCTGGTGCGGGCGGATGCGGCGCTGAACGCGGGCCCCGGCGGGCTCCTGACCAGCTACCAGCCCGATCTGGCCTGGCGCGGGGACCGGCTCGAGTCGGCCTATCCGGTGGCGAAGGAACTCGCCCTGGAAGGGCGGGCGTTGACGCTGATCCCCTCCTTCTTCTGCGTACGGAGCCCGGTCGCCCTGGCCGACCACGAACTGCCGCCCGTGCTCGTCCACCCGCTCACTCCCGCGCCCGGCTGGCTGGCCAGGTCCCGGGCCACGGATCCCGCGCAACTTCCGGTGGGGCAGCTGATCGGGCCGACCCGGGCGACCGTACTGGACGCGCTGGAGCGGCCGTTGACGACGACTCAGATCGGCGAGGCCCTGCGGATCACCCTCTCCACGGCGAGCCGGCACGCCACCGTGCTGCGCGAGTCCGGTCTTGTCACCTCGGAGCGGCGCGGCTCCGCGGTCGTGCACACCCGGTCCCGGCTGGGCGACGCGCTCATGGACGGGCGGCTGTGA
- a CDS encoding deoxyguanosinetriphosphate triphosphohydrolase — MEGTAYTPTDIERWDPEPDKRPGRTAFQRDRARVLHSSALRRLAGKTQVVTPGSRTQIWDASPRTRLTHSLECAQVGRELGAALGCDPDLVEAACLSHDMGHPPFGHNGEQALNDFAKDCGGFEGNAQSLRLLTRIEPKRFVHSERTGDLVSVGLNLTRAALDAATKYPWPRGSHPTEPDSPKFGVYEDDLPVFAWAREGAPDDRKCFEAQVMDWSDDVAYSVHDVEDGLHAGHIDPNCLYSEHERAAIWTAAIGRYVPEDTDPHELAEALDRLLGQEWWPHGYDGTAVAQARLKDATSQLIGRFCLAAEAATRASYGTGRLTRYAAELVVPREARLECAVLKAVADLYVMQRDEQERLRADQRIVLAELAEALTARAPEGLDPQFRALFDAASDDRTRKRVVVDQIAALTDASARSLHRLFTAARP; from the coding sequence ATGGAAGGCACTGCGTACACCCCGACCGACATCGAACGCTGGGACCCCGAGCCCGACAAGCGCCCTGGCCGCACCGCCTTCCAGCGCGACCGCGCCCGCGTGCTGCACTCCTCCGCACTGCGCCGCCTCGCCGGCAAGACCCAGGTCGTCACCCCCGGATCCAGGACCCAGATCTGGGACGCCAGCCCCCGCACCCGACTGACCCACTCCCTGGAGTGCGCCCAGGTCGGCCGTGAGCTCGGTGCCGCCCTCGGCTGCGATCCCGACCTCGTCGAAGCGGCCTGCCTCTCGCACGACATGGGCCACCCGCCCTTCGGCCACAACGGCGAACAGGCCCTCAACGACTTCGCGAAGGACTGCGGCGGCTTCGAGGGCAACGCCCAGTCGCTGCGCCTCCTCACCCGCATCGAGCCGAAGCGCTTCGTCCACTCCGAGCGCACCGGCGACCTGGTCAGCGTCGGCCTCAACCTCACCCGCGCCGCTCTCGACGCCGCCACCAAGTACCCCTGGCCGCGCGGCAGTCACCCCACCGAGCCCGACTCGCCCAAGTTCGGCGTGTACGAGGACGACCTGCCCGTCTTCGCCTGGGCCCGCGAGGGCGCCCCCGACGACCGCAAGTGCTTCGAGGCCCAGGTCATGGACTGGTCCGACGACGTCGCCTACTCCGTGCACGACGTCGAGGACGGCCTGCACGCCGGCCACATCGACCCCAACTGCCTCTACTCCGAGCACGAACGGGCCGCCATCTGGACCGCCGCCATCGGCCGTTACGTACCGGAGGACACCGACCCGCACGAGCTGGCCGAGGCCCTGGACCGCCTCCTCGGCCAGGAGTGGTGGCCGCACGGATACGACGGGACGGCCGTCGCCCAGGCCCGGCTGAAGGACGCCACCAGCCAGCTCATCGGCCGCTTCTGCCTCGCCGCCGAAGCCGCGACCCGTGCCTCGTACGGAACGGGCAGGCTCACCCGGTACGCGGCCGAACTGGTCGTCCCGCGCGAGGCCCGCCTGGAGTGCGCCGTCCTCAAGGCCGTCGCCGACCTCTACGTCATGCAGCGCGACGAGCAGGAGCGGCTCCGCGCCGACCAGCGCATCGTCCTCGCCGAGCTCGCCGAGGCGCTCACCGCCCGCGCCCCCGAAGGCCTCGACCCGCAGTTCCGCGCCCTGTTCGACGCGGCGTCCGACGACAGGACCCGCAAGCGCGTGGTCGTCGACCAGATCGCCGCCCTCACCGACGCCTCGGCCCGCTCCCTGCACCGGCTGTTCACAGCCGCCCGTCCATGA